The genomic DNA GGCCGAATTCGACGGAAGGATCAACGAAGGTGGCGATGGCGTCATAGGGGATGACAAGCCGCTCGGGCGCATCGCCGAAGTTGAGCGTAACGGAAAACCCTTCATCGGTGACGTCGAGATCATCAAACCAGTGCTGCATCACCACCGTCATCTCTTCGGGGTAACGCTCTTGCAGCCAATCCGCGATTTCGACGCCCTCGGCGCGGGTGTCGAAGGTGATGAAAAAGTGGTGCTGGCCCGGCAGGCCCCGCTCCGCGACTTCAGACAGAACATCGCGGATCAGGCTGCGCATGGCCCGGTGCATCAGTCTGCCGTAGTCGATTTCTCGGGTCATCAGGGACGAAGGCCTCTTGGTGCTTGGTTGCCCTCAGCATAAGAGATTCGGGGCCGAATGACAGGGCCAATCGACGGCGATTTGGAGCGGTTACAGGAGGCTGCCCGCTACAGCGCCCGCCAGCGCCATGAGCCCCAGCACTGGGGCCATGCCGAGGCGAAACCCGAGCAGAAGCAGCGCGGCAAGCAGGGTGAGCCCCAGCGCCGCCTCATCGAGCGTG from Oceanicola sp. D3 includes the following:
- a CDS encoding SspB family protein, translating into MTREIDYGRLMHRAMRSLIRDVLSEVAERGLPGQHHFFITFDTRAEGVEIADWLQERYPEEMTVVMQHWFDDLDVTDEGFSVTLNFGDAPERLVIPYDAIATFVDPSVEFGLRFESQDEEEDDEEDEVEEFVAPAPMAEDVEESDEQHDAEVVSLDSFRK